A genomic segment from bacterium encodes:
- a CDS encoding DUF3467 domain-containing protein, which yields MDKKQATEIKVNIAGNERVMSGAYANNVLVHMNREEFVLDFISLFPPNATLNARIVVAPANFKRMMRAMADSLARYEHEFGELCLPQAPQQQPVIVQ from the coding sequence ATGGATAAGAAACAGGCAACCGAGATCAAAGTCAACATAGCAGGAAACGAGCGCGTGATGTCGGGCGCATACGCCAACAACGTGCTGGTGCATATGAACAGGGAGGAGTTCGTGCTGGACTTCATCAGCCTCTTCCCGCCCAACGCGACGCTGAACGCCCGCATAGTGGTGGCGCCCGCCAACTTCAAGCGCATGATGCGCGCCATGGCCGACTCCCTGGCCCGCTATGAGCACGAGTTCGGCGAGCTCTGCCTGCCGCAGGCCCCACAGCAGCAGCCGGTGATAGT